The following nucleotide sequence is from Chryseobacterium sp. CY350.
TATTACCCATTTTTGGCTTTAAGTATAAAATTTAAATAGTACTATGTCATGAGTGGCAAAACTGTTTCAATAAATTTTTTACTTATCATTTATAATTAATCATTTATAAATTAAAAATATGTCATTTTTATCAAAACTAGAATTAGACGGTAACACCTATAATATTTTGGAGTGCAAATACAACTTCATTCAACCAGTTGACGGCACCGGAAAGCCGAAAGGAATGCCTACAGGAGGCGACATCATCATCAAAATCGAAAGCACGGGAAATCCTGAACTTTTAGGATGGATGTTGGATCATAATCAGATGAAAAATGGGAAAATCGTTTTTTATCGTAGAGATGCAATGAGCAAACTACAGGAACTGAGCTTTGAAAAAGCCTTTTGTGTAGAATTTTCTGAATGTTTTAATGGACTCGATAGTCAGCCACTGCAGATAGAAATGCGTCTGATCGCCAAGAAATTCAACATCAATGGAGCTACACATGAAAAACAGTGGCTGGAATAATGATCAGCAATCATAATAGATCATTCATTTTATACACATCCATCAATCTAAATTTAATCATAAACTAATGGAAAACCAAGATTTCTCGACGATATTCGGTACGTCTCGCAGATTTGAAGACTGGCTTCATGATACAACGAATCCTTTGGTGTATTGCCTTCTGACTTTAGACGGGAAAGATTTTATCCGAAAAAACAGCTATACGGTAGAGCTGAGCCAAAAAACTAATGACCATGACCGATTTACGATCGTGGTTCCGGATGATGCCTTAGATACTTTCAAAGGCTATGTGATGGAAAATTCTAAAAATCTGCTCGGAAAAGAGATAGGAATTACGTATTGGCGCTTTGGTAAAAGTCAGCATTACTTTAGGGGAATTATCGGAAATGTCCGTAATAAAAAAGATGAAGGTGGTGGTTACGGCGAGCTTTACATTACCGGTTTTGCGCCAAGCATTTTACTGGAAAGCGGAAAAGACTGTCAGAGTTTTGAAGACAAAACCCTCGAGCAGATCGTAAAACAGGTAACTGAAGGCTATCCGCAGGAAGCTAAAGTAGAAATAGCCTCCGGTACGCTGAGTGAATTCAACAAAAAAGCCCTTCCTTACACGGTTCAATATAAGGAATCAGATTATCAGTTCATCAAAAGACTGGCGATCCGTCACGGAGAATATTTTTATTACAACGGCGAGAAACTCATCTTCGGAAATACTGTGCAGCCAATTCTGAAACTCAGCGAAAATATAGATTTGATTGATGTTGAGTTTGAAATGCGGATTCAGGCTCAGGATTTTACCTTCACGGGTTACGACACCGAAAGCGGAGCAAGAATAGAAAAAGACAGCAGCAATGCAAGAAGCCAGTACAAAGAAAATCTGTTTCAGGTAATTGCAACAAATGCCTCAAAAAATGTTTTTAAAAAGAAGCCAAAAATGCACTTCAACCATACGGGAATCCAGAACTGGTCTGAAGGTCAGTTGGCAGAAGCGGTACGACTGGAACGTGAAAAGCGTGAGAATCTGATGCAGGTAAAAGGCAGAAGTAAAACTCCCGAACTGAAGATTGGCGGACGCGCAAAACTTTCCGATATCAATGGCAAGGCAATGGAAACCTACCGCATCCTGGAAATAAAACACATCTACGAACCGGGCGATTATTACAATGAATTTGTCGGAATCCCGGATATATTCAGTGCCGTGCCTTATCTCGACACCGAAGCAGTACCAAAAGGTGAAGAGCAACCCGCAAGAGTGGTGGACAATAACGATCCGATGGGAATGGGAAGAGTCCGCGTGCAGTTCCCGTGGCAGGAAGATAAAGGACAAAAAACGCCTTGGATTAGGTTGATACAACCACATTCGGGTGCTGGCAAAGGTTTTCATTTTATCCCGGAGATTGGGGAAGAAGTTTTGGTGGGGCATGAGAGCGGAAGCGCAGAGAAACCGTTTGTGATGGGGATGCATTATAATGGTGGCGAGACGAGTGGTTATGGAACTTCTGACAACAGCATAAAAGTAATACACACGAGAAGTGGACATATTTTAAAATTTACAGAAGATGAAAGTATTATCCTAACTGACAAAAGTGGTAATGAAATGATTTTTGATACTGTTGGAAGTAATATTACAGTTACTGCTCCTGAAAAGATGACGTTCAATTGCAAGAATCTTAATATCAATGTTGGACAGAATATGACTACAAATGTTGGACGAAATCAAAATAATATAGTAGGAATGAATCAGGTAGAAAGTATTGGCATGATGAAGAATTTATCCGTAGGAGCAAACTTTATGACAAATATTGTGGGAAGTTTAATGGAATTTGTAAAAGGAAATAGAGAAACCAAGGCAAAAGAACTAAAAGAAAATTCTAAAAGAAGAGAGATTATTTCTGAAGAAAACAATAACATCCATTCTCAAAAGAATTTCAACAATAATAGTGGAAACAACTCAAAAATGCACTGATTATGTCTATTGTACGGATTACAAAAGGTGAATATATCACAGAGATAGAAAAAGGCTGGACGGTTTATACTGATGAATTTGAAGCTTATGCAGGACAGTTTAGCCATTTTACAGCAGCAGACGGAATTAGTTTTGGAGATCCTGAAAAAGACGAAGACAAAGAAACCAAATACTTTAAAGATGCTTGGTGGTCATTAGATCTGGAAGGCAAGCAAAGAATAATGGAAGGTAATGTAGGGCAAAAAGTGTACTTCCATATCGAGACGCAAAATATTCCGGACAAAGATCCCAAAACAGGATTTGATTCTGAAATCAGTATTCAGTTATATGACTATGATGAAGACAAATTTCATGATCCTATAAGTGTTATTGCATCCAATAAGGCTCGTATTGTTTCTGTGAAAGTTGAAAAAAACAAAGCCGTTTTGGATCTTCTGCTTTCTCCGGGATTAGAGATAGTGGAAGAAATAGAAAAAGATGATGATGTAAGATTATTCTTCAATTGCACCTATCATGAAGATATCGAGATCCCTCTGCCAAAAGAAAAACCAGACTATCTTTTGGTGAAAACCTGCGATAAAAAAGTAATACAGAGCTATGAAAGTATTGGCTATGGCAGATGCGAATTTTATCAGTATAGGTACAATGACTTTATGCGTAGGCATGAGAAATGCGGGCATGTACCACCTGACTATTACTATGGCCCAATGATAAAGATAAATGAAGATACAGAGAAATTCTATGATTATTATGCCCTTAATGATGAAATGAAAAACCCTGTGGGGATGACCGTCGCAAGAATAAAAACAGAAGACAGGCTGGGTGTAGCCGGAAAACCTTTGGTAGGATACAGCTATGGTTTTAAATATTGTGTAAGATTTACACATGTGCTGAATCCAAAGTTATCTGACCAAGGAAAAAATTGGTTAACAAAAGCAAGATTCGATTTGCAAAAATTAATGGAAATTGGTTTAATTAAATATCAATATGAGGCTATCTATGACAAAATCATAGAAAGTATGGAAAGTACGTTTAACAAAAATTTTGAACCGACTACAGAAGAAGTTAATGCAGCGGGAAATGGCGGTAAGGAAAAAGCAAAAGAATCAAAAAAAGAAAAATACTATAAAAATATAGAACTCTTCAATCAGCGTTTTCAGGAATTTGCTTTTGCTACGCATCCCGATGCTTATAATCCAAAAGCAATGTCTGAGTTACCACTAAAAGATTTAGCATTGATATCTTTGTCACCGGATTTCAAAGAATGGATTGGTGAGGGCGCTTATGGCACCTGGATGCAGGCAGCCATTGTAGCCGGTAATATGGATTATGGAGAACTGCTTGTAACCAATATGGAACATTACAGCCAACCGGAAAATTCGGGTTGGATGGATGCTTGGGAAGTAGCCAAAGAAGCCGGGGGGAAAATAAAAGATGAAGTGGTAGATATGATGCTGTTGGACGACATAGAAAAATTCATACGAGAAAACCGCATCACACATGAGTAATCTACGATACAAAATAAGCAGGCTCTTAATAGGCGCATTATGCATTATAAAATCCCTATCCGCCTGCTCACAACAACCAAAAGATGATAATATGAAATGGACAGCAAAATATGATTTTATAGATTTATATAAGGTAAAAGTGAATGGAGGATCTTTTAATCCCGGTAGTGCAATTCGCTTAGCCAAAATAGAGATTCCCTATGAGAATACAATTATACTAGGAGGATCAAAAGATGAAAATTCTTTCGACCCCAAAAAAACAGGAGATATTGCAGTCTTATTTGCCAGCAAGGACAGAGGGAAAAATTATCAGGAAATAATAATAGGAGAAAAAGACATGGAGTACATGGAGTCCAAAGGCGATTATACCCTGATAAAAGCATATACAATGGATAGTGTAGCTGTCAAACACTATAAAATACTATTATTGAATAATAAGACTTTTGAGCTACAAAAAGTAGATGAATATATAAGACCAGCAAATCTTTCTGACTATTATTATAGTGATTTTGATGGGAAATATATTGTGCTCGAAAACTACGGTACGTTTACGATCGTTAACCTTCTCAATCGAAAAGAAGAATATAAAATACCTACCAATAAAATTGGAGATTATTTTTTTTACACAGGCAATGGCAGAATAGTTTACAAAAAAGACAATGAAATCCGAGAGTACAATGCAATCACACAAGAGGACAAACTACTCAATAAGCTTAAAAATAAGTATGATTATTTTTTCTATATAGATAATCAATTGACTTTACAAAATAAAATATTTGATGATGGCGATAAATTTCAATATGATATTTATGACATCAACGAAAATCCTTTGTATACAAAAACACCAGAAAACAAATATTTTTACCGTTACAAAAACTTTGTCTGTGATTACCGTAAACTAGGCGCAAAACCCGAGATCCGCTATTCTTATGACTATGGTAAAACCTGGAAGTCGCACCACGTGCAGGGTTTTACGATTCTTTCAAGTCTTGTCGGCTTTTACAAAGATCAGTTTTTGGTTACGGAAGGTATTTTTTGGCATTTCGATTCCCCAAAAAGTGGCGGACGTGTAATGGTTGGCGAATTTGTAAAATGATCAGAATACTGAAAATATCAATGCTGACTCTGTTGTTGTCATTTTTTGCCTGCTCACAACAACCAAAAGATGATAATATGAAATGGATAGCAAAATATGATTTTTTCGATTTATATAAGGTAAAAGTTAATGATAATACCTTCAACCCTGGAAGTGCAATTACTATTAGAAACATAATTATACCCTATGAAAATACAATAATCATGGGAGCAGAAAAAGATGAACATTCATTTGATTCTTCTAAAAAAAGTAGCATAGCTGTATTGTTTGTTTCTAATGACAAGGGGAAAAGTTACCAAGAAATAAAAACAGGAGAAAAAGATTTAGAGTATATGGAATCTAAAAGCGACCATACTTTAATAAAAGCTTACACGATGGATAGTTTGGCAGTAAAGCACTTTAAGATACTTTTACTCAACAACAAAACTTTTGAACTGAAAAAGGTAGATGAATATGCCGAACCCGAAGATTTCTCAAACTATTACTATAGTGATTTTGATGGAAAATATATTGTGCTTGAAAATTTTGGAAAATATATAATAATAAACCTATTAGACAAAAATGAATATTATAGTATTCCAGTTGATGAAATAGGAAAGTCATATTTCTATATAGGCAATGGGAAAATTGTTTATAAAAAAAATCAGGAAATAATCGAATATGATGTAAAATCAAGACAATCTAAGATTCTATCTGTTTTGAAAAACAAGTATGAGTATTTTAGATATATTGATGAAAATCTCCTGTTAAAAAAAATAGAACTTGAAGACGGAGACAAATATAAGTACGGAATTTATGATATTTATGAAAATAAATTGTATGAAGAAACCAATGAAAATAAATATTTCTATCGCTATAAAAACTTGTCTGTGATTATCGAAAACTAGGAGCAAAACCTGAGATTCGTTATTCATATGACTATGGCAAAAGTTGGAAAGTGCATCATGTAACAGATTTTACCATTCTTCAAAATATTTTTGGATTTTATAAGGATGAATTTTTGGTAACAGAAGGCATCTTCTGGCATTTTGATTCTCCGGAAAGTGGCGGACGTGTAATGGTAGGCGAATTTGTAAAATAAAATACGTTTGTAATTTTCCCTAAAAACCGGAATATTTAAAAATATAGTTTTTAAATTTGGAAGACAATGAAAAACAGTAAATTTTCAGAAGTCCAGATTATTAAGATTTTAGCTGAACAAAATCAAGGTAAAAAAGTAAATGAAATTTGCAGGGAACACAGCATTAGCCAGCCGACATTTAATAAATGGAAAAGCAAATATGGCGGTTTGGATGTTCAGCCACTCTCCAAAATGAAAGAGCTGGAAAAGGAACTTTCGCAATACAAAAAAATCGTAGCGGAACTTACACTGTAAAATGTGGTGATGAAGGACGTAATTGCAAAAAAACTTAACACCTTCCGAGAAGCGGGAACTGGTTGTTTATTCCGCAACAGAATATGGAATAAGCACTCGGAATGCGTGTAGAGTTTTTACCATAAACAGTTCGGTATTTTATTACAAAAAGAAGAAAAACAATGAGATGATAAAATCCGGGAGGAGCTGGTTTTACTTGCAGACCAGCATCAGACGTGGGGATTATGGACAATGCACCACCGTTTGGGAAATTTGGGTTTCGGGTGGAATCACAAGCGGGTTTACAGGATTTACAAATCGATGAAACTGAATCTAAGAAGCAAACGAAAGAAACGGCTTCCGGCAGTGGTGAAAGAGCCCTTACTTCGACCTATTTATCCAAATGTAACGTGGAGTATGGATTTTATGCACGGTACTTTGGAGAATGGTAAAAGCGTTAGAAGTCTTAATATTATTGATGATTTTAACAGAGAAATTTTGAATATTACCATCGATACCAGTTTGCAGTCAGCAAGAGTAGTTTCACAACTGGAACAACTAATCGACTGGCGTAGGAAACCAGAAAAGATAAGGGTTGACAACGGTCCGGAGTTTATTGCTGAAAAACTAAAAGACTGGTGCAATAAAAATGAGATCACACTTCATTATATTCAGCCTGGAAAACCTACGCAAAATTCTCTGGTAGAAAGATTCAATAGGACTTTTCGGACAGAATTTTTAGATGTTTATCTTTTTGAGAACATCAGGTCAGGCAGATGAGACATCATTCAGAAATTTGGATGTGGATGTATAATAATGAGCGACCTCACAAATCATTGCAATACCTCACGCCAAGGGGTTTTTTGTTGAAATATGGAAAACTTGCCCAAGCTAAGGCCAACGAGTTTCCCACATTCCAACAAAATTTTAACAATGAAAACAGTAAATTATTAACCAAAAAATCTACTTCTGAGTGTGCCTAAAATGGGTAAGATTACAGTAGAAATCACAATATGAAGCAACGGAAAAAAAACATATGACTCTCAAAGATTTAAAATAAAATGGTAGCATTTTTTTGAATAATGATTGAATTTTTTTATTAATTATGCTAACAATAATATAGAGCGTGCTTATTTATAGATATAATTTATAATATATAGTTTAAGACACAGGAGAAGTCATTTTATTATCTTCAAGCAGGTCAAAATGAAACTTAATGTTGGCAATGTTTTTCCAGGTTACATATTTAAATATAAAGAATCCTATCAGCATACCTACGGTATTTAAAAATACGTCATCAACATCTGCTACACCTCTTCCTGAAAAATATTGTAACGATTCAATAATACTGATTGCAATAAGAAAAAATACAGTTAGTGGTATAAATCTATTAAATTTTTTGATGCATAAACCTAACCAGCCGAACGGACTGAAGAGAAAAATGTTACCGAAAATGTTTATAATAAATGATTGATTATCAGTGTTGTGATCGTTGAAAAAATGTTGAATTGTAATAAATGGTTGATGCTGGATATAAGCAATTTCTGACGGCTCTCTTCCAGAAGCATAGAACATCATGTACAATAAAACGACGGCATATAAGGCAATAAATACTGCAAAATATCTTTTCATAGGTTTCCATTTAGGATTAGTAATAAAAAAGAGGTTGAAGTGCTTATTAGTTTTTGATATATTAGAATAACAAAAATCTGACCCTAGTAGTATGTCATTTTGAAACTTTATAATTCCTTAGCAGTATTTAACATAATATAAAAGCCTCACTTAGCAAATGAGGCTTTAGAAATGTAATAAAAAGTCAGAATCAAACCTGTATAACGCCTAAATTAAATTTTTCAGTAATCGGAGAGTGATCTGCGGCTTCAATTCCCAAAGATATCCACTTTCTGGTATCTATAGGGTTTATAATAGCATCCGTCCATAATCTTGAAGCAGCGTAAGTTGCTTCTGTTTGTTTTTGATATTTCTTAGAAATAGAATCCAAAATTTCCTTATGAGCTTCTTCTGTAATCTCTTTGCCTTGCTTTTTTAAGGTAGATTCCTGAATTTGGGCCAAGACTTTCGCAGCTTGTGAACCACCCATTACTGCAAGATCTGCCCATGGCCAGGCAACTATTAATCTTGGGTCATATGCTTTTCCGCACATTGCATAATTTCCGGCTCCGTAAGAATTCCCCGTAATGATTGTGAATTTTGGAACTACAGAATTGGCAACTGCATTCACCATTTTAGCGCCGTCTTTTATGATTCCGCCATGTTCGGATTTTGAACCAACCATAAATCCTGTTACATCCTGTAAAAATACCAACGGAATTTTTCTTTGGTTACAGTTGGCAATAAATCTCGTTGCCTTGTCAGCAGAATCAGAGTAAATTACTCCTCCAAACTGCATCTCGCCTTTACCGCTTTTTACCAGTTTTCTTTGGTTAGCGACGATTCCTACAGACCAGCCGTCAATTCGTGCAGTAGCACAGATGATACTTTTACCATAGTCGGCTTTGTATTCTTCAAACTCAGAATTGTCGACCAGGCATTTTATAATTTCTAAAGTATCATATTGATCTGCACGGGAAACCGGCATAATTCCGAAAATATTATCTATTTTTTCTTTGGGAGGAAAACTTTCAATTCTGTCGAAACCTGCTTTTTCATAGCTTCCGATAGATTTCATGATGTTTTTTATTCTGTTTAAAGCATCCTGATCATCTTTCGCTTTATAATCTGTTACTCCCGAAATTGAACAGTGAGTTGTTGCACCACCCAAAGTCTCGTTGTCAATACTTTCACCGATTGCTGCTTTTACCAAATAACTTCCGGCAAGGAAAATAGATCCCGTTTTATCAACAATCATCGCTTCGTCACTCATAATAGGAAGATAAGCACCTCCAGCAACACAACTTCCCATCACAGCAGAAATCTGAATGATTCCCATAGCGCTCATTTTTGCATTATTTCTGAAAATTCTTCCGAAATGTTCTTTGTCAGGGAAAATCTCGTCCTGCATCGGGAGATAAACTCCGGCAGAATCGACAAGATAAATAATTGGAAGTTTGTTTTCCATCGCTATTTCCTGAGCTCGTAGATTTTTCTTTCCGGTGATCGGAAACCATGCGCCGGCTTTCACCGAAGCATCATTTGCCACCACAATACATTGTTTTCCTGAAACATAACCCATTACTACAACGACACCACCACTCGGGCAGCCGCCATGTTCTTCATACATTTCGTAGCCTGCAAAAGCACCGATTTCAATGGAATCAGAATTTTTATCAAGAAGATAGTCAATTCTTTCTCTTGCTGTCATTTTACCTTCGTCGCGAAGCTTTTGAAGTCTTTTTTCTCCTCCACCTTTTTTTATTTCAGAAAGCAAACGATTTATTTCAGCTAATTTTAATTTGTTTTGATCTTCTCTTTTGTTAAATTCGATGTCCATGAAATTCCAATTTTTAAGTGACCAAGATACTACTTTTATAAAAAATAAAATATTACTCTTTTTTATGATTCAACGCATTGAAAATCATAAATTTATGAAATATTTAACATAGATATGTTTTTTTATGTTTGTTTTTTTTATAATTTTACAATAGAGGAAAGGAGCTGATTACTCCGTTATAAATCCTTTGTTCCTAGTTTATTTTTTTAATAGTTTATTATTTGAAGGCCCTGAAAGTTGAACAGACTTTCAGGGTTTTTTTTGTGGAAACTTTAAATTTAGCTAACAGCTATTTTTTTGAATTATATGAATCTCAAGGATAGGTTCTTTGGAATGATGAGCTTATTTATTTTTTTTGAGGTTGATTTAACAAAACAATTTTTTGAATTATAAAAAGCGGCTAAATAAAATTTAATAATCTATACGTCTTTTAAAGCTGTATAGAAGTAATTAATTTTAGATTATTATTAAAACCTATTCGTAGCTTTGCATTTCATATATTTTATTTTATAAGCATGCAAAAATTAGCTCTTTTCAGATTGCACTTGATTGTTTTTTTGTGGGGATTTACTGCAATTTTGGGAAAACTGATAACTGCCAATGCGCAGATTCTGGTATTTTACAGAATGTTGTTCGCTGCCATATTTTTATTTGTATTTATAAGAATTTTTAAAAAAGAGAGCATCAAAGTCTCCAAAAAACTTTTTTTACAGCTTGCGGCCATAGGTTTTTTCATGGCTTTGCACTGGCTGTGTTTTTTTTATTCCATTAAAGTTTCTAATGTTTCGATTGCGTTGAGTTGTCTTTCATTGTCAACATTATTTGCAGCGATTTTAGAGCCTTTGGTTTTTAAAAGAAAAGTTGATATTTCAGAAGTGTTGATGGGAGTGGTAATTGTTGCCTGTATTCTCCTTATATTTAAAACCGAATTTCAATATAAAGAAGGCATTTTCTTTGGAATTTTATGCGCAATTTTTGGGACAATATTTTCTGTTTTCAACGGAAAGCTGTTTGGGAAAACAAGTCCGGGGAATATTATTTTTTACGAAATCTTTAGTGGTTGGCTTATTTTGGCTATATTTTATTTATTATCGGGTCAAATTTTTTCGATGAATGAAATAAATTACCGAGATTTGTCGTTAATATGCTTGTTGGCAAGTGTTTTTACAGCTTTTCCGATGCTAGAGTCGGTGAAGCTGATGAAGTATATTTCGCCTTTCACATTAATTTTAACAGTAAATTTAGAACCAGTCTACGGAATTATACTAGCTTTTTTTATCTTTGGGGAATCAGAACACATGAGTCCAGTATTTTATGTGGCGTCGCTGGTTATGATTTTGGCAATTGTAGCCAATGCATTGATAAAAACCAGAAAACAAAAAAAAATTAACTAAGCATCAATTTGCATGATGAAAAAATATCTTTTACTATTATTTTCCCTACTATTTGGGTTTTCGCAATCTCAGATTATCAGAAAATATTCCAATGAATTTTTAAATATCGGCGCAGGAGCCCGAGGTCTGGCAATGGGTGGAGCAGTGATCTCTAATCAGGACGATGTTTACTCGCCAATGTGGAATCCCGCAGGTCTGAACGGAATTACAAGAGACTGGCAGGGAGCTGCCATGCACGCAGAATATTTTGAATCTATTGCTAAGTATGATTATCTCGCTTATGCCAAAGTTTTGGAAGAAGGTGTTTTCGGAATATCAATTGTGCGTTTGGGAGTAGATAATATTTTGAATACTACTCAGTTAATCGATACAGAAGGGAATATTGATTATGATAAAATCACGAAGTTTTCTCAGTCAGATTATGCAGGAATTATTTCTTACGCATTCCATCCGGGTGGAAATCCTAAATTGGATGTAGGTGTCAATGCAAAAATTGTCTACCGAAATGTAGGGAAATTTGCAAGCGGTTACGGGTTTGGTTTTGATGTCGGAGCAATTTATAAATCAGATAACGGCTGGAAATTTGGAGGTATGCTTCGCGATGCTACAACGACTGTCAACTTCTGGAGTATTAATCAGGATGAGCTGACAACGGTTGTAAATGGTGAAGAGTTTAACCCTGCACCTACTGATAAAATGGAATTGACGATGCCGAAATTAAACGCAGGAGCAAGTAAATTATTCGAAATTAACAGCAGCTTATACATTCTTCCGGAGGCAGGTATTAATGTGGATTTTGCCAAAACGGCAGCGCTTCTTTCGACAGATTTTGCAAGTATTACTCCGTATGCAGGAGCTGAATTGGGCTATCAGAAAATGATTTTTGTGAGAGTAGGGGTCAACCGTTTTCAGTCTATTACGGATATTGAAGATCTGAGCAGAAAAGTTTCTTTTCAGCCGAGTGCTGGTTTGGGAATCAGATATAGAGGTTTAACGCTTGATTATGCCATCAGCAATTCAGGCATTGGCGGTTCAAATTTCTTCTCAAACTTTTTCTCTCTGAAACTGGATATGGGAGAATTTAGAAATGATTAATAAATTCAGTTGATTTTAAAATTAAATTACAATGAAGAAGCTTTCAACAATTATAGCGGTAGTGTGTTTTACTTTTTCTTATGCACAAAAGGTTTCCGATTACAAATATGTAGCACTTCCGGAAAAATTCACAGGTTTTAAGAATGATCAATATAAAATGGATGTTTTGCTGGCAAAGTCACTGAAGCAAAAACAATATATAGTTTTTTCAGGAAACAGAAGTCAATGGTCGTCAGAAGGAAATTCAAATCCTTGCGGTGTTTTAAATGCAGATGTGATCAATGACAGTGGTTTTTTGAGAAACAAGGTCATCTTAGAATTCAAAGACTGTAATGGGAAAGTAGTTTCAAATTACAAAGGAAGCTCTTCCATCAAAGATTTTGAAGAAGGCTTTCAGGATGCTTTGAAGCAGGCTTTAGTTGCGGTTGCCGTTTCAAGCCCAAAAGAAATTCAGATACAGGCTTCTGTGCAGCAAACGCAAAATGCTGAACCTGTAAAAGAGGTTACAATTGAAAAAGTGGAAAGTTCTACTTCGCAAAATGGTAAATATACTAACGGTAAAGTAAATTTACAAAAGGTTCAGATTGATGACAGTCAGTTTATTTTAGTTGAAGAGAACGGATCTGTTCCTTTTGCAACTTTTAAATCAACCAGTAAGAAAGATACTTTTAAAGTTAAATTAAAATCAGGAGAATCTACACTTGGTTACTATGAGAATGGTGATATTGTCATTGAAATGCCAAAAGGAGATGATTACACAAAGGAAGTCTTCAAATTAAAATAAAGAAAAGCCTTATCTGCAATCAGATAAGGCTTCCTTAAAATAAACCATAAAAAACTAAAACTATGGTAATAGAACAGTATCTATTACATGTATAACACCATTAGACTGATTTACATCAGCGATTGTTACTTTTGCTTTGTTACCTTTTGCATCGGTTACATACAAATCTTTTCCTTTCGTCCAGAAAGTTAATTCTTCTCCCTGTACTGTTTTCATCATTGCTTTTCCGTTTCCTGCTTTTACAGCTGCCCAAACTTGTTTCGAACTGTATTTCCCTGGTAGAACGTGGTATGTAAGAATGCTTGTAAGCATTTCTTTGTTCTCAGGTTTTACAAGATTCTCAACAGTTCCCGCAGGTAATTTTGCAAAAGCTGCATCTGTAGGAGCGAATACTGTGAAAGGTCCAGCGCTTTGTAAAGTTTCTACAAGACCTGCAGCTTTTACTGCTGCAACCAAAGTTTTGTGGTCTTTAGAATTTACCGCATTCTCTACAATATTTTTTGAAGGATACATTGGCGCTCCACCAACCATTACCGTTTTTTCTTTCATTTTTTGGGCTGTTGCATTTCCGCTTAATGCGAAAGATAATGCTGCCATTCCTAG
It contains:
- a CDS encoding DMT family transporter, giving the protein MQKLALFRLHLIVFLWGFTAILGKLITANAQILVFYRMLFAAIFLFVFIRIFKKESIKVSKKLFLQLAAIGFFMALHWLCFFYSIKVSNVSIALSCLSLSTLFAAILEPLVFKRKVDISEVLMGVVIVACILLIFKTEFQYKEGIFFGILCAIFGTIFSVFNGKLFGKTSPGNIIFYEIFSGWLILAIFYLLSGQIFSMNEINYRDLSLICLLASVFTAFPMLESVKLMKYISPFTLILTVNLEPVYGIILAFFIFGESEHMSPVFYVASLVMILAIVANALIKTRKQKKIN
- a CDS encoding putative type IX sorting system protein PorV2 is translated as MMKKYLLLLFSLLFGFSQSQIIRKYSNEFLNIGAGARGLAMGGAVISNQDDVYSPMWNPAGLNGITRDWQGAAMHAEYFESIAKYDYLAYAKVLEEGVFGISIVRLGVDNILNTTQLIDTEGNIDYDKITKFSQSDYAGIISYAFHPGGNPKLDVGVNAKIVYRNVGKFASGYGFGFDVGAIYKSDNGWKFGGMLRDATTTVNFWSINQDELTTVVNGEEFNPAPTDKMELTMPKLNAGASKLFEINSSLYILPEAGINVDFAKTAALLSTDFASITPYAGAELGYQKMIFVRVGVNRFQSITDIEDLSRKVSFQPSAGLGIRYRGLTLDYAISNSGIGGSNFFSNFFSLKLDMGEFRND
- a CDS encoding fasciclin domain-containing protein; this translates as MNARSKFAVLGMAALSFALSGNATAQKMKEKTVMVGGAPMYPSKNIVENAVNSKDHKTLVAAVKAAGLVETLQSAGPFTVFAPTDAAFAKLPAGTVENLVKPENKEMLTSILTYHVLPGKYSSKQVWAAVKAGNGKAMMKTVQGEELTFWTKGKDLYVTDAKGNKAKVTIADVNQSNGVIHVIDTVLLP